In the genome of Terribacillus sp. FSL K6-0262, one region contains:
- a CDS encoding GAF domain-containing protein gives MKTVTEMAKNVRAFDNFEEAAQGVLEIISEFVKINTLFIAKNDKVQNEIITVINQKEELLQQGEILPFDETLCKLSVDHGKEILIIPDLSKSELSQSLDVVKGLGGGSFIGIPIYFENGEIYGTICGLDTHIFPFTEEHIRLFETMASLLTFVLELDNANQQIQNLSAPFVPITSGVAVLPIIGFINKERAEKIIQLSLQKSQEMNLDYLVIDLSGISQIDHVVSNSLLKIATLLKLTGVTPILTGFHPDLALKALSLQMELKEIIIEANLERALHKIGLHLEKRETL, from the coding sequence ATGAAAACAGTTACAGAGATGGCTAAGAATGTCAGGGCTTTTGATAATTTCGAGGAAGCAGCACAAGGGGTGCTGGAGATCATCAGCGAATTCGTGAAGATCAATACACTATTCATCGCCAAAAATGACAAAGTCCAAAATGAAATAATCACAGTCATCAATCAGAAGGAAGAGCTGCTGCAACAGGGGGAAATACTGCCTTTTGATGAGACATTATGCAAGCTGAGTGTCGATCATGGGAAAGAAATATTGATCATCCCCGACTTATCCAAAAGTGAACTATCTCAATCGCTTGATGTCGTAAAGGGTTTAGGTGGCGGCAGCTTTATCGGAATCCCCATTTATTTTGAAAATGGGGAGATTTATGGGACCATCTGCGGGCTGGACACACATATCTTTCCGTTTACCGAAGAACATATCCGTCTCTTTGAAACGATGGCTTCACTTTTGACTTTTGTACTGGAGCTTGATAATGCCAATCAGCAGATTCAGAATTTATCAGCGCCATTTGTTCCAATTACGTCAGGAGTCGCTGTGCTTCCGATTATAGGATTCATCAATAAAGAGAGAGCTGAGAAAATAATCCAGCTATCTCTGCAAAAAAGTCAAGAGATGAATCTTGATTACCTTGTGATAGATTTGTCGGGTATTTCGCAGATTGATCATGTTGTGAGCAATTCCTTACTGAAGATAGCCACCTTATTAAAGCTGACCGGCGTGACACCGATCTTGACCGGCTTTCACCCGGATTTGGCTCTGAAGGCCCTATCTTTGCAGATGGAATTGAAGGAAATCATCATAGAAGCCAATTTGGAGCGTGCGCTCCATAAAATAGGTCTCCATTTGGAAAAGCGGGAGACACTGTAA
- a CDS encoding acryloyl-CoA reductase produces the protein MKESFKALVAEKQGEDFSVQVKDLTVDQLPEGEVLIKVHYSGVNYKDSLATIPNGNVVKTYPIVPGIDLAGEVVSSEDERFKQGDHVIATSYEIGVSRHGGYSEYAKVPADYIVPLPAGMTTREAMIIGTAGFTAALSVQRLLENGLDKGNGPVLVTGSTGGVGSFAVAILHKLGFEVEASTGKQEEEDYLKGLGAARIISRDEVYDGNLKQIASQRWAAAVDPVGGEPLASVLSQLKYNGSAAVSGLTGGGKVPTTVYPFILRGINLLGIDSVYCPKPTREKIWMQLATAFKPSDLERFVLEELTLDQLPEALPNLLEGNARGRYLVKISG, from the coding sequence ATGAAAGAGTCATTCAAAGCATTGGTTGCAGAAAAACAAGGCGAAGATTTTTCCGTACAGGTGAAAGATCTGACAGTCGATCAATTGCCGGAAGGGGAAGTACTGATCAAGGTCCATTATTCCGGTGTCAACTATAAGGATAGTCTTGCGACGATTCCAAATGGAAATGTCGTCAAGACTTACCCGATCGTTCCGGGAATCGATTTGGCTGGGGAAGTTGTATCTTCTGAAGACGAGCGCTTCAAGCAGGGGGATCACGTCATTGCGACAAGCTATGAAATCGGAGTTTCCCGTCACGGAGGTTATAGCGAGTATGCCAAGGTGCCAGCAGATTATATCGTACCGCTGCCGGCAGGGATGACCACAAGGGAAGCGATGATCATTGGTACTGCCGGTTTTACAGCTGCACTTTCTGTCCAGCGCCTATTGGAAAACGGGCTTGATAAAGGGAATGGCCCGGTGCTCGTTACCGGATCGACCGGCGGAGTAGGCAGCTTTGCTGTAGCCATTCTTCACAAACTTGGTTTCGAGGTGGAAGCCAGTACCGGTAAACAGGAGGAAGAGGACTATCTTAAAGGACTTGGAGCTGCCCGGATCATCTCCCGGGATGAAGTGTATGATGGAAATCTCAAGCAGATTGCCAGTCAGAGATGGGCAGCTGCAGTCGATCCGGTAGGCGGGGAACCGCTCGCATCGGTCCTCAGCCAGCTCAAGTATAACGGTTCCGCCGCTGTGAGCGGTTTGACAGGCGGGGGCAAGGTGCCGACGACTGTCTATCCGTTCATCCTGCGCGGTATTAATTTGCTTGGCATCGATTCGGTTTATTGCCCGAAACCAACTCGCGAAAAGATTTGGATGCAGCTGGCTACTGCTTTCAAGCCTAGTGATTTAGAGCGTTTCGTACTGGAAGAATTGACGCTGGACCAATTACCGGAAGCATTGCCTAATTTATTGGAAGGCAATGCCAGAGGCAGATATTTGGTTAAAATAAGCGGCTGA
- a CDS encoding YitT family protein: MKQHFLRDLAFLAAGSFLFALAVNLFAIPSELGEGGVTGITIILFYALGWAPSIMNLILNGLLLIIGYRFLDKQTVFYTIIVILLNSFFLHLTESWGIASDQVLVNAIFGGVFAGVGIGLVLKVGGTTAGTAILARLANKYLDWNTSFALLFFDLIVVAASWFIIGTEKLLITVIMLYIATKVMEFVIEGLNPKKAVFIISNQKDTIAKTISTQLDRGVTLLEGRGYYTQNQKEILYVVINKQELLPLKKIVRSIDTKAFITLYDVRDVFGEGFMDITK; this comes from the coding sequence ATGAAGCAGCATTTCCTTAGAGACCTGGCATTCCTGGCGGCCGGTTCCTTTCTGTTCGCGCTGGCAGTGAACCTCTTTGCCATCCCGAGTGAACTTGGTGAAGGCGGTGTCACAGGTATCACCATCATCTTGTTCTATGCATTGGGATGGGCGCCAAGTATCATGAACCTGATCCTGAATGGACTTTTGCTCATCATAGGCTACCGTTTTCTCGATAAGCAAACCGTCTTCTATACAATCATTGTCATTCTATTGAATTCTTTCTTCCTTCATCTAACCGAGAGCTGGGGGATTGCTTCAGACCAAGTGCTTGTGAATGCCATTTTCGGCGGAGTATTTGCCGGAGTCGGGATCGGGCTTGTCCTCAAAGTCGGGGGAACGACAGCAGGCACCGCAATCCTTGCCCGGCTGGCAAATAAATATCTGGACTGGAATACAAGCTTCGCTTTGCTGTTTTTCGATTTGATTGTCGTGGCAGCCTCCTGGTTCATCATCGGAACGGAAAAACTGCTCATCACGGTAATCATGCTTTATATCGCTACCAAGGTTATGGAATTCGTCATCGAGGGATTGAATCCGAAGAAAGCAGTCTTCATCATTTCCAATCAAAAAGATACGATTGCCAAAACGATTTCCACACAGCTTGACAGAGGCGTCACACTGCTGGAAGGACGCGGGTATTATACGCAGAACCAGAAAGAGATACTCTATGTCGTCATAAATAAACAGGAATTGCTCCCACTGAAGAAAATTGTCCGATCCATCGATACAAAAGCATTCATCACCTTGTACGATGTACGCGATGTATTTGGTGAAGGATTCATGGATATCACCAAATAA
- a CDS encoding STAS domain-containing protein, which yields MDKIEIGGLQFGWELEKGKFTYENEDAVLFWISSAMREFFDTIEEISGMEVSNLVFETSGYRQGLVVGKYFQDKPDVDLHKAAELITNTYASAGWGRTKITNLDLEKHTLTAELIDSWEHKINVAQGKTEGGSFLPAHYAGIFSGMFETNIWYEVEHYQLEGHESTIIHYFPSEITVTENIHQLARKKESQHIMELEAIVEDKTRDLKNLVSELSSPIIPVLDHVVVVPLIGKYDEDRSKELLFKTLENLPAHKARYMLLDLTGLDKDVSQYTANLISKVGSAASMIGTKTLLVGISPELSLHISNSGISLASFDCFQTLQHGIHYALGQMGKQII from the coding sequence TTGGACAAGATAGAGATCGGCGGCCTTCAGTTTGGTTGGGAACTGGAAAAAGGCAAATTCACATATGAAAATGAAGATGCGGTACTGTTTTGGATTTCCAGTGCCATGCGGGAATTTTTTGATACGATAGAGGAAATATCAGGGATGGAAGTCTCCAATCTTGTTTTTGAAACGTCTGGATATCGGCAGGGACTGGTCGTAGGTAAATATTTTCAGGACAAGCCTGATGTCGATCTTCATAAAGCTGCCGAACTGATTACGAATACGTATGCATCAGCAGGATGGGGCAGAACGAAAATCACGAATCTTGATCTTGAAAAACATACGCTGACAGCTGAGCTGATCGACAGCTGGGAGCACAAGATAAATGTCGCGCAAGGAAAAACCGAAGGCGGCTCCTTCCTTCCTGCGCATTATGCCGGTATCTTCAGCGGCATGTTCGAAACAAACATCTGGTACGAGGTAGAGCATTATCAATTGGAAGGTCATGAAAGTACCATCATCCACTACTTTCCTTCGGAGATAACTGTTACAGAGAATATCCATCAGCTGGCCCGTAAAAAAGAATCACAGCATATCATGGAATTGGAAGCGATTGTCGAAGATAAAACCAGGGATTTGAAGAATCTTGTAAGCGAGCTGTCATCTCCGATCATTCCGGTACTGGATCATGTCGTTGTCGTTCCGCTGATCGGGAAATATGACGAGGATCGATCTAAGGAGCTGCTCTTTAAAACACTGGAAAACCTGCCAGCACATAAAGCAAGATACATGCTGCTTGATTTGACAGGACTGGATAAGGACGTCAGCCAGTACACAGCCAATCTGATCAGCAAGGTTGGGTCCGCTGCATCCATGATCGGAACAAAGACATTGCTTGTAGGTATTTCCCCCGAGCTCAGTCTGCACATATCCAACTCCGGGATTTCACTCGCCTCCTTCGATTGCTTCCAAACACTGCAGCACGGAATCCATTATGCTTTAGGACAAATGGGAAAACAGATCATTTAA
- a CDS encoding SLC13 family permease: MLSMIGLIGGLVLLTVLVMRGMNLLVVAPISALFVAVLNGIPLFPQFAEDGQVDFITGYMDGFAGFITSWYLMFLAGAIFGKVMEDSGAADSVSHWIVTKVGIKHAVLAIVLASAVLTYGGVSLFVVAFAVYPMAVSLFKEADLPRRFIPAALAFGSTTFTMTSAGSPEIQNWIPIPYLGTSPYAGWEVSLVTAVFMIIFGYWWLMRMIKKAAEKGEHFIARDTDETKIRKDLPHPLKSLIPLLIVLIIAFVFHDSLAQSALILALLGGIISTWLLNRKYFRDFWDAVGEGTTGAIIAIGNTAAVVGFGGVAKITPAFDDAVNFMTSIPGSPLIGGALAVMVIAGLTGSSSGGQSIALPILAPHYLDMGVDPEALHRTVSISSGTLDSLPHGGYAVTTIRAIAGETHRDAYPAFGAMTVCVPLAAVILAVLLFSFGLGI; the protein is encoded by the coding sequence ATGTTAAGTATGATTGGTCTGATCGGCGGTCTGGTTTTACTGACAGTTCTTGTGATGAGAGGCATGAATCTGTTGGTGGTCGCGCCTATATCAGCATTATTCGTCGCAGTATTGAATGGTATCCCGTTATTCCCGCAGTTTGCTGAAGATGGACAGGTAGATTTCATTACTGGTTATATGGACGGGTTCGCTGGATTCATCACCTCTTGGTACCTTATGTTCTTGGCGGGAGCAATCTTCGGAAAAGTAATGGAAGATAGCGGGGCTGCTGATAGTGTCTCCCATTGGATCGTCACCAAGGTAGGAATCAAGCACGCCGTACTCGCCATCGTACTGGCATCTGCCGTGCTGACTTATGGCGGGGTCAGTTTATTCGTTGTGGCATTTGCCGTATATCCGATGGCCGTCAGCTTGTTTAAGGAAGCTGACTTACCAAGAAGATTCATTCCCGCAGCGTTGGCTTTCGGTTCCACGACATTTACCATGACGTCTGCCGGATCACCTGAAATTCAGAACTGGATTCCGATTCCCTATCTTGGAACAAGTCCTTATGCAGGCTGGGAAGTAAGTTTAGTTACAGCAGTCTTCATGATTATCTTTGGGTACTGGTGGTTAATGAGGATGATTAAAAAGGCGGCTGAAAAAGGCGAACATTTCATCGCCAGGGATACGGATGAAACGAAAATAAGAAAGGACCTGCCGCATCCGCTGAAAAGCTTGATTCCTTTGCTGATTGTATTGATCATTGCCTTTGTCTTCCATGACTCGTTGGCACAATCAGCGTTGATACTTGCTTTGTTGGGCGGGATAATCTCTACATGGCTGCTCAATAGGAAGTATTTCAGGGATTTCTGGGATGCTGTAGGTGAAGGTACCACCGGAGCAATTATTGCAATAGGTAACACTGCGGCGGTAGTCGGTTTTGGCGGAGTTGCCAAAATAACACCTGCTTTCGATGATGCCGTGAATTTTATGACAAGTATTCCTGGATCCCCATTGATAGGAGGCGCACTAGCTGTAATGGTCATAGCAGGTCTCACTGGTTCATCGTCAGGCGGACAATCGATAGCCTTGCCTATCTTGGCGCCGCACTATCTGGATATGGGAGTGGATCCGGAAGCTCTTCACCGGACGGTTTCCATCTCTTCAGGCACATTGGATTCCCTGCCGCATGGAGGTTACGCTGTCACCACTATACGGGCCATTGCTGGGGAGACGCACCGGGATGCATATCCGGCCTTTGGGGCGATGACAGTATGCGTTCCGTTGGCTGCAGTCATTCTGGCAGTATTATTATTCAGTTTTGGATTGGGTATCTAA
- the hisD gene encoding histidinol dehydrogenase, protein MAVYFKKGKVDEDIKRDDEKVASIVRSTIQKIEDEGDKAIRELSLQFDKWSPESFRLTEEKINEICASIPEQTKQDIEFAQNNIRRFAEEQRKSMKDIEVETMPGVILGHKNIPVGSVGCYIPGGRYPMVASAHMSVLTAKVAGVKRVIACTPPINGEIPAATVYAMHKAGADEIYILGGIQAMAGMAIGTETIAPVDMIVGPGNAFVAEAKRQLYGRVGIDLFAGPTETLVVADETSDPEFIATDLLGQGEHGPTSPGALITTSKEIAERTVEEIERQLKILPTADVASVSWNDYGQIIIAEDEKEALEEADKLAFEHVEILTKNPDFFLENMTNYGCLFLGPETNVAYGDKVIGTNHTLPTKGAARYTGGLWVGKFLKTVTYQKVTSKEQSAYIGEYAARLCQLENFSGHAEQALLRVRKYKGESENE, encoded by the coding sequence GTGGCTGTTTATTTCAAAAAAGGTAAAGTGGATGAAGATATCAAGCGTGACGATGAGAAAGTCGCGAGCATAGTAAGATCCACAATCCAAAAAATCGAAGATGAAGGTGACAAAGCAATCAGGGAATTGTCTCTTCAATTTGACAAGTGGTCGCCAGAAAGTTTCCGGCTTACAGAAGAAAAAATCAATGAAATCTGCGCATCCATTCCAGAACAGACAAAGCAGGATATTGAATTTGCTCAAAATAACATCAGGCGTTTTGCAGAGGAACAAAGAAAATCAATGAAAGATATAGAAGTGGAGACAATGCCGGGAGTCATTCTGGGACACAAGAATATTCCGGTTGGAAGTGTTGGCTGCTATATTCCCGGTGGACGATATCCAATGGTTGCATCCGCTCACATGAGTGTATTGACGGCTAAAGTTGCCGGTGTTAAAAGAGTGATAGCTTGCACACCCCCGATCAATGGTGAGATTCCGGCGGCCACGGTTTATGCCATGCACAAGGCTGGGGCGGATGAGATTTATATTTTAGGCGGTATTCAAGCAATGGCCGGAATGGCGATTGGTACGGAAACTATTGCACCAGTCGATATGATTGTTGGACCAGGTAACGCTTTTGTAGCTGAAGCGAAGAGACAGCTTTATGGTCGCGTGGGGATCGATCTTTTTGCGGGGCCGACTGAAACACTGGTAGTTGCAGATGAAACAAGCGATCCTGAATTTATCGCTACAGATTTGCTTGGTCAAGGCGAGCATGGACCAACATCTCCTGGTGCCTTGATCACCACTTCGAAAGAAATAGCGGAAAGGACAGTCGAAGAGATCGAGAGACAATTAAAGATTCTTCCTACTGCAGATGTAGCTAGTGTATCCTGGAATGATTACGGACAGATCATCATCGCAGAAGATGAGAAAGAAGCGCTGGAAGAAGCAGATAAATTAGCGTTTGAGCATGTTGAAATACTCACTAAGAATCCTGACTTCTTTTTAGAGAACATGACAAATTATGGATGCCTGTTCCTTGGACCAGAAACAAATGTTGCATACGGCGATAAAGTGATAGGAACGAACCACACATTGCCGACAAAAGGCGCGGCGAGATATACCGGGGGACTTTGGGTCGGCAAGTTTTTGAAAACGGTTACCTATCAGAAAGTTACTTCCAAGGAGCAAAGTGCTTATATCGGGGAATATGCTGCTAGACTTTGCCAGCTGGAGAATTTCTCTGGTCATGCAGAGCAAGCGTTGCTTCGTGTAAGGAAGTACAAGGGTGAGTCGGAGAATGAATAG
- a CDS encoding LacI family DNA-binding transcriptional regulator: MERRIVSAIEVAKLANVSQSTVSRVFTPGASVSEKTRKKVMKAAEELKYQPNALARGLITKKTNMIGLAMKDIQNPFYHEVLGLFTRKLKEKGYSVLFVYTENEEIQQEEINHFLEYNVEAIIVTDALLSSNVVTRLTANNIPVILFNRHDKELMCHSVVCDNVNAAKRIGSYVYGQGVRDAVFITGKVNTSTSRDRQNGFIDFFRDKDTDITIQEGDYTYEKSFHLTRNMIQKGHIPEVIFGANDITALGALDALKECKVEIPEKTMVIGFDDIKMSSWPNYSLSTWAQPINEMVEKAIDLVTLKDRIQEPELIKLEGKFIHRATTR; the protein is encoded by the coding sequence ATGGAAAGAAGAATAGTATCGGCAATCGAAGTTGCAAAACTGGCAAATGTATCACAATCGACGGTATCCAGGGTTTTTACACCAGGTGCAAGTGTATCGGAAAAAACAAGGAAAAAAGTAATGAAGGCTGCCGAAGAGTTAAAGTACCAGCCAAATGCTTTGGCTCGCGGCTTGATCACTAAAAAAACGAACATGATCGGTCTGGCGATGAAGGACATCCAAAATCCCTTTTACCATGAAGTATTGGGGTTATTCACTCGAAAACTGAAGGAAAAAGGATATTCGGTATTATTTGTTTATACGGAAAATGAGGAGATTCAACAAGAAGAAATCAATCACTTCCTGGAATACAATGTAGAAGCAATCATTGTGACAGATGCACTCTTATCCTCGAACGTTGTCACCAGGCTTACTGCAAATAACATACCTGTTATTTTGTTTAATCGCCATGATAAGGAACTGATGTGCCATTCAGTTGTTTGCGATAATGTCAATGCAGCAAAAAGGATAGGTTCTTACGTATATGGCCAGGGAGTCCGGGATGCAGTTTTTATCACAGGAAAAGTGAATACATCGACCAGCCGTGACAGGCAAAATGGATTTATTGATTTCTTTCGTGACAAGGACACTGATATCACAATCCAGGAAGGTGATTACACTTACGAAAAGTCTTTCCATCTGACTAGGAACATGATTCAAAAAGGCCATATCCCGGAAGTGATATTTGGTGCAAATGATATTACGGCCTTGGGAGCTTTGGATGCTTTGAAGGAATGTAAGGTAGAAATACCTGAAAAAACGATGGTCATTGGGTTTGACGACATCAAAATGTCCTCTTGGCCCAATTACTCGTTATCTACGTGGGCTCAGCCTATTAATGAAATGGTAGAGAAAGCGATTGATTTGGTTACGCTGAAAGACCGAATACAAGAGCCGGAATTAATTAAACTGGAAGGCAAGTTCATCCACCGGGCTACAACAAGATAA
- a CDS encoding GNAT family N-acetyltransferase — MTVYQIVPMTQSQAETIADTWKYDGAYSFYDMDQDEEDMAEFLNPAAREGKIFAVIQKEKLVGFLSVTYEKAEAEIGFGIRPDLTGQGLGQSFVSFLVETVQQMHQPETISLRVAAFNQRAITVYERVGFQQMEQFDQITNGDVYPFIRMVLKCNI, encoded by the coding sequence ATGACCGTGTATCAAATCGTACCAATGACGCAAAGCCAGGCTGAAACGATTGCGGACACTTGGAAATATGATGGGGCATACAGCTTTTATGATATGGATCAGGATGAAGAAGATATGGCTGAATTCCTCAATCCGGCAGCAAGGGAAGGAAAGATTTTTGCTGTTATACAGAAGGAAAAGCTTGTGGGTTTCCTGTCAGTGACGTATGAAAAAGCAGAAGCAGAAATAGGATTTGGGATTCGGCCTGATTTGACAGGTCAAGGATTGGGACAGTCCTTTGTTTCTTTTTTGGTGGAAACCGTGCAACAAATGCATCAGCCCGAGACGATTTCCCTTAGAGTAGCAGCTTTCAATCAGCGGGCGATCACTGTCTATGAAAGAGTCGGGTTCCAACAGATGGAGCAATTTGACCAGATTACCAATGGTGATGTTTATCCATTTATCCGAATGGTCTTGAAATGTAACATCTAA
- the celB gene encoding PTS cellobiose transporter subunit IIC codes for MSKVNQFLEGKVMPIAAKVAQQRHLNALRDGLILSMPLIIIGSFFLILANFPIQSYMDFLADRPQLKESLLYPYRGTFELMTLTAVFGIGYRLAESYKVDPLAAGAVSLSAYFVGTPYVTYVIGKTPEGLDITETAYQTAMFTSKGLFVGMLIALICTEIYRFIVQRNIVIKLPDGVPPAVARSFTALIPGFFAIIVIWGIRLLVENVGSFGSIHNVITVLLQKPLTSIGTSLAGTMIIFLLITLLWSTGLHGATIVGAVTGPIWLTLTAENAKSFELGEPVQHIVTNEINDIVFIGGSGTTLGLVLAMLLFAKSQQMKQLGRLSIGPGIFNINEPVLFGMPIVMNPLLIVPFIVTPLISVLITYLAMDWGFVAKPIGIVPPWTMPPILQGYMITGSISGAILQIIILVLSFLVYYPFFRLWDKQKAAEESGGEEQ; via the coding sequence ATGAGTAAGGTGAACCAGTTCTTGGAAGGGAAAGTTATGCCCATAGCTGCAAAAGTTGCACAGCAGCGCCATTTGAATGCACTTCGTGATGGACTGATATTATCGATGCCGCTTATCATCATCGGCTCGTTCTTTTTGATACTTGCCAATTTCCCCATTCAGTCATATATGGACTTCTTAGCCGATCGTCCCCAGCTAAAGGAGAGCTTGCTTTATCCGTATCGGGGGACGTTTGAATTGATGACCTTGACTGCGGTCTTTGGGATCGGTTATCGGCTGGCGGAGTCATATAAGGTTGATCCGCTTGCGGCAGGAGCTGTATCTTTATCGGCTTATTTTGTCGGGACGCCGTATGTAACATACGTAATAGGGAAGACGCCGGAAGGATTGGATATTACAGAGACGGCTTATCAGACGGCGATGTTCACCAGCAAAGGTTTGTTCGTCGGAATGTTGATTGCCTTGATATGTACAGAAATATATCGTTTCATTGTACAGCGCAATATCGTCATCAAGCTGCCGGATGGGGTCCCGCCAGCGGTTGCCCGCTCCTTTACTGCTCTGATACCAGGTTTTTTTGCCATCATCGTAATCTGGGGCATCAGGCTGTTAGTCGAGAATGTCGGTTCTTTTGGAAGCATTCATAATGTCATCACTGTACTGCTGCAAAAACCGCTCACATCGATCGGCACGAGTCTTGCTGGTACAATGATCATTTTCTTATTGATCACATTGCTTTGGAGTACTGGTTTGCATGGTGCGACAATTGTCGGGGCAGTGACAGGTCCGATTTGGCTGACGTTGACAGCCGAGAATGCCAAATCCTTTGAGCTTGGCGAACCTGTACAGCATATCGTCACGAATGAAATCAATGATATCGTCTTTATCGGAGGTTCCGGTACGACGCTCGGGCTGGTGCTGGCAATGCTATTATTTGCGAAAAGCCAGCAGATGAAGCAGCTTGGTAGATTGAGTATCGGGCCAGGTATTTTCAATATCAATGAACCAGTATTGTTCGGTATGCCAATCGTCATGAACCCGCTTTTGATCGTTCCCTTCATCGTGACACCGCTTATTTCGGTATTGATTACGTATTTGGCCATGGACTGGGGCTTTGTTGCAAAGCCGATCGGGATCGTGCCACCTTGGACTATGCCGCCGATTTTGCAGGGATATATGATTACCGGCAGCATTTCGGGTGCGATATTACAAATCATCATCCTTGTCTTATCGTTTCTGGTTTACTATCCATTTTTCCGGCTATGGGATAAACAAAAAGCAGCTGAAGAATCGGGAGGAGAAGAGCAATGA
- a CDS encoding GTP pyrophosphokinase family protein, translated as MQPLTQENLTQLKQLRTELTRFTAVYKFALDEVNTKINILKDEFSYIHDYNPIEHCSSRLKSPESILKKIYKKNIEFSLGSIKENIKDIAGIRIICSFKSDIYALSEMIQNQKDIELIERKDYIQNPKPNGYQSLHLIVKVPVFLSDREEKVCVEIQIRTIAMDFWASLEHKIYYKYDKEIPNRLATELKEAADSAAALDEKMEKIHSEVKELKNKQLNELDEVFDVSSMTATQDKFMQGIIQQLLKEPKKLE; from the coding sequence ATGCAGCCACTGACACAAGAGAATCTGACGCAGCTTAAACAATTGAGGACGGAACTGACAAGATTCACAGCCGTTTATAAGTTCGCCCTGGATGAAGTGAATACAAAAATCAACATTCTGAAAGATGAATTCTCCTATATTCATGATTATAATCCGATAGAGCATTGCAGCTCCCGGTTAAAATCACCAGAAAGTATCCTGAAGAAAATCTATAAGAAAAATATTGAATTTTCATTGGGTTCCATAAAGGAAAATATCAAAGATATTGCCGGTATCAGGATCATTTGTTCTTTTAAATCGGATATCTATGCATTAAGCGAAATGATCCAGAATCAGAAGGATATCGAGCTGATAGAACGGAAAGATTATATACAGAATCCAAAACCGAACGGCTATCAGAGCCTGCATCTGATCGTTAAGGTACCGGTATTCTTATCCGACAGGGAAGAAAAAGTATGTGTGGAAATCCAAATCAGGACAATAGCGATGGATTTCTGGGCCAGTTTGGAGCATAAGATTTACTACAAATATGACAAGGAAATCCCAAACCGGCTGGCAACTGAACTGAAAGAAGCTGCAGATTCAGCAGCTGCACTGGACGAGAAGATGGAAAAAATCCATAGTGAAGTAAAAGAGCTGAAAAATAAACAATTAAATGAACTGGATGAGGTATTTGATGTAAGCAGCATGACGGCGACCCAGGACAAGTTTATGCAGGGAATCATCCAGCAGTTGCTCAAAGAGCCGAAAAAACTTGAATAG